A single window of Desulfobacterales bacterium DNA harbors:
- the pyrH gene encoding UMP kinase, translating into MEQTKFSRVVLKLSGEALMGATSFGISTEVLDYVADEVKSVTEQGVQLGLVVGAGNIFRGVAGASKGMDRSAADNMGMLATVINSLAMQDAMERRGVVTRVMSAFPMPSVCEPYIRRKAIRHMEKGRVVIFAAGIGTPYFTTDTAAVIRALEIEADLICKATRVDGVYDRDPLKEPGAIKFDTLSYSEVLNRGLKVMDAAGISLARDNRIPIIVLDMNKPGNILDAIRGGGNGTLVQGGDDG; encoded by the coding sequence ATGGAACAAACCAAGTTTTCCCGGGTGGTGCTGAAGCTCAGCGGTGAAGCCCTGATGGGCGCCACCTCCTTCGGGATCAGCACCGAGGTTCTGGACTATGTGGCCGACGAGGTCAAAAGCGTGACCGAACAGGGGGTGCAGCTGGGCCTGGTGGTCGGGGCCGGCAATATCTTTCGCGGGGTGGCCGGGGCCTCAAAGGGAATGGATCGCAGCGCCGCCGACAACATGGGGATGCTGGCCACGGTGATCAACAGCCTGGCCATGCAGGATGCCATGGAACGGCGGGGGGTGGTCACCCGGGTGATGTCCGCCTTTCCCATGCCCAGTGTCTGCGAGCCCTATATCCGCCGCAAGGCCATCCGCCACATGGAAAAGGGGCGGGTGGTGATCTTTGCCGCCGGGATCGGCACGCCCTATTTTACCACCGACACCGCGGCGGTGATCCGGGCCCTGGAGATCGAGGCCGACCTGATCTGTAAGGCGACCCGGGTGGACGGGGTCTATGACCGGGACCCGCTCAAGGAGCCCGGGGCGATCAAGTTCGACACCCTTTCCTACAGCGAGGTACTCAACCGGGGCCTCAAGGTGATGGATGCCGCCGGCATCTCTCTGGCCAGGGATAACCGGATCCCGATAATCGTGCTTGATATGAACAAGCCTGGAAACATTCTCGATGCTATCCGCGGCGGTGGCAACGGGACCTTGGTGCAAGGGGGAGATGATGGATAG
- the frr gene encoding ribosome recycling factor, whose amino-acid sequence MMDSQLKNLSAKMEKSLDAFRAELGRIRTGRASLSLLDGIKVEAYGSLMPLNQVATMTIPETRMIVIQPWDPQMLGAVGKAILKSNLDLTPANDGKVIRINIPQPTEERRKDLVKQVKKIAEEYRVAVRNLRREANDTFKKMKKDKEISEDDMFKGQELAQKTTDQFIKSIDRIAADKEKEVMEV is encoded by the coding sequence ATGATGGATAGTCAGCTGAAGAACCTGTCGGCAAAGATGGAGAAATCCCTGGACGCCTTTCGCGCCGAGCTTGGCAGGATCCGCACCGGCCGGGCCTCCCTGTCCCTGTTGGACGGGATCAAGGTGGAGGCCTACGGTTCGTTGATGCCGCTCAACCAGGTGGCGACCATGACCATCCCGGAGACCCGGATGATCGTGATTCAGCCATGGGACCCGCAGATGCTCGGCGCGGTGGGCAAGGCGATACTGAAATCCAACCTGGACCTGACCCCGGCCAATGACGGCAAGGTGATCCGGATCAATATCCCGCAGCCCACCGAAGAGCGGCGCAAGGATCTGGTTAAACAGGTGAAGAAGATTGCCGAGGAGTACCGGGTGGCGGTCCGCAACCTGCGCCGGGAGGCCAATGATACCTTCAAGAAGATGAAGAAGGACAAGGAGATATCCGAGGACGATATGTTCAAGGGGCAGGAGTTGGCCCAGAAAACAACCGATCAGTTCATCAAGAGCATTGACCGGATCGCCGCGGACAAGGAAAAAGAGGTCATGGAGGTCTAG
- a CDS encoding isoprenyl transferase encodes MPDTSAIDPNIVPRHVAIIMDGNGRWARQRGLPRVMGHKVGSESVKEIIRAAKEMGISFLTLYAFSTENWQRPALEVKALMGLLKSYLLDGLANLKENRISLRALGRIDGLPPDVRKILYRTIDETAEAAGIDPALTLNLALNYGARAEIVEAVRQLAGKCRRGELVPDQISEEMISAHLYTRGQPDPDLIIRTGGESRLSNFLLWQGSYAEFYITETKWPDFRRDSLIAAILDFQNRERRFGKTGGQVRPDNR; translated from the coding sequence ATGCCAGATACCTCTGCAATCGATCCCAACATAGTTCCCCGTCATGTGGCCATTATCATGGATGGCAACGGCCGGTGGGCCAGGCAGCGTGGTCTGCCCCGGGTAATGGGCCACAAGGTCGGCTCGGAATCGGTCAAGGAGATCATCCGGGCGGCCAAGGAGATGGGGATCTCTTTCCTCACCCTGTATGCCTTTTCCACCGAGAACTGGCAGCGGCCGGCCCTTGAGGTTAAGGCCCTGATGGGGTTGCTGAAGAGTTATCTCCTGGACGGGCTGGCCAACCTGAAGGAGAACCGGATCAGCCTCCGGGCCCTGGGCCGGATCGACGGGCTGCCCCCTGATGTGCGCAAGATTCTGTACCGTACGATCGATGAAACCGCCGAGGCGGCCGGCATTGACCCGGCATTGACCCTGAACCTGGCCCTGAATTACGGGGCCCGGGCCGAGATCGTCGAGGCGGTAAGACAGCTGGCCGGCAAGTGCCGGCGCGGTGAGTTGGTCCCGGACCAGATCAGCGAAGAGATGATCAGCGCCCATCTGTATACCAGGGGACAGCCGGACCCCGACCTGATCATCCGCACCGGCGGCGAGTCGCGGCTAAGTAATTTTCTGCTCTGGCAGGGTTCCTATGCCGAGTTTTACATCACCGAGACCAAGTGGCCGGATTTTCGGAGGGACAGCCTGATTGCCGCGATCCTTGATTTCCAGAACCGGGAACGGCGGTTCGGTAAAACCGGGGGCCAGGTACGGCCGGACAACCGATGA